Proteins found in one Gemmobacter sp. 24YEA27 genomic segment:
- a CDS encoding LysR substrate-binding domain-containing protein, which translates to MLYEQVSHAMAEVQAGLARLSEVAAQRRGHVRIACAPTLASTRLGRILATFKLRYPRSLVDLKETPPNAALALLQEQEVELYIGPEVPAQRFPVRADPRRPSRRLYPADFDEGAQRFMLSEVARFPLILLDRQTAIRAQIDRWRQIRTSR; encoded by the coding sequence GTGCTTTATGAACAGGTCAGCCACGCGATGGCCGAGGTGCAGGCCGGTCTGGCGCGCCTGTCCGAGGTCGCAGCGCAGCGGCGTGGCCATGTGCGGATAGCCTGTGCGCCCACCCTCGCCTCGACCCGGCTGGGGCGCATCCTTGCGACCTTCAAGCTGCGTTATCCGCGCAGCCTGGTGGATCTGAAGGAAACGCCGCCCAATGCCGCGCTTGCGCTTTTGCAGGAGCAGGAGGTCGAGCTTTATATCGGGCCGGAAGTGCCGGCTCAGCGATTTCCAGTTCGAGCCGATCCTCGAAGACCATCTCGTCGCCTGTATCCCGCCGATTTCGACGAAGGCGCGCAGCGTTTCATGCTGTCAGAGGTGGCGCGTTTCCCGCTGATCCTGCTGGACCGCCAGACTGCGATCCGGGCTCAGATCGACCGCTGGCGGCAGATCAGGACATCTCGCTGA
- a CDS encoding sugar ABC transporter substrate-binding protein, which yields MQNPDVQTYARALKQAQDAGIKILQINMQSITQTDSYVGNDWIEMGRLEAGELARTCLAPGAPSGKIVWLAGVQTGAANIYMREGLNQILAENPGLELVSDQPADYDSEKARQITETVLQQHPDLCGIMGIWDNAEVGAGAAVLAAGKQDQVTIVTNGAGAHTACESIEKGLLDVVYNFNAPIQAEIAAQQISEFLQNPDRPAGSEKTVFFGPITRVDKNNASGRNCWKIDELK from the coding sequence GTGCAGAATCCCGATGTGCAGACCTATGCCCGTGCGCTGAAACAGGCGCAGGATGCCGGGATCAAGATCCTGCAGATCAATATGCAGTCGATCACCCAGACCGACAGCTATGTCGGCAATGACTGGATCGAGATGGGCCGCCTGGAAGCGGGCGAGCTGGCCCGTACCTGCCTTGCCCCCGGCGCGCCTTCGGGCAAGATCGTCTGGCTGGCGGGCGTGCAGACCGGTGCCGCAAATATCTATATGCGTGAAGGTCTCAACCAGATCCTCGCGGAAAATCCCGGCCTTGAACTGGTTTCCGACCAGCCCGCTGATTACGACAGCGAGAAAGCCCGCCAGATTACCGAGACCGTGCTGCAACAGCATCCCGATCTCTGCGGGATCATGGGCATCTGGGACAATGCCGAAGTCGGGGCCGGTGCCGCCGTTCTGGCCGCAGGCAAGCAGGATCAGGTGACCATCGTCACCAATGGCGCGGGCGCCCATACCGCGTGCGAGAGCATCGAAAAGGGTCTGCTTGACGTTGTTTACAACTTCAACGCGCCGATCCAGGCCGAGATCGCCGCGCAGCAGATCTCGGAATTCCTGCAAAACCCCGACCGCCCGGCGGGTTCGGAAAAAACCGTCTTCTTCGGGCCGATCACCCGGGTCGACAAAAATAATGCCAGCGGCCGTAACTGCTGGAAAATTGACGAGCTGAAGTAA
- a CDS encoding MFS transporter codes for MENRNLNWPLLALAVGAFAIGVTEFSPMGMLPVIARGVDVSIPSAGMLVSAYAIGVMVGAPVMTLLFARFGKRTALMVLMAIFTLGNLMSALSPDYWTLLASRVVTSLNHGAFFGLGSVVAASLVPKEKQASAVATMFMGLTIANIGGVPVATWIGQVTGWREAFAGTAALGLLTIAALWLALPPGAAGARPEVARELRVLTRPPVLVALATTVLGASAMFVLYTYVAPVLTTLAGASDGFVTLALVLIGLGFTFGNWLGGRMADWSLEGATATFLAALSLIMLVAPFTLGTLPGAAITLFLWGAAAFAIVPPVQMRVMQAAADAPGLASSVNIGAFNLGNAIGAALGGAVIALDLGYSAVPVAGGLTAAAGLALVWISRRNPAGMPCKA; via the coding sequence ATGGAAAACCGCAACCTGAACTGGCCATTGCTGGCCCTCGCCGTGGGGGCCTTTGCCATCGGCGTGACCGAATTCTCGCCGATGGGGATGCTGCCGGTGATCGCGCGGGGGGTCGATGTCTCGATCCCTTCCGCCGGGATGCTGGTCAGCGCCTATGCCATCGGGGTGATGGTCGGGGCGCCGGTCATGACGCTTCTTTTCGCGCGTTTTGGCAAACGCACCGCGCTGATGGTGCTGATGGCGATTTTCACCCTTGGCAATCTGATGTCGGCCCTCTCGCCTGATTACTGGACGCTGCTGGCCTCGCGCGTGGTGACCAGCCTGAACCACGGCGCGTTCTTTGGCCTCGGCTCGGTGGTGGCCGCGAGCCTCGTTCCGAAAGAGAAACAGGCCAGCGCGGTTGCAACCATGTTCATGGGCCTGACCATCGCCAATATCGGCGGCGTGCCGGTGGCAACTTGGATCGGCCAGGTGACCGGCTGGCGCGAGGCCTTTGCCGGGACGGCGGCGCTTGGCCTTCTGACCATCGCGGCCCTGTGGCTTGCGCTGCCGCCCGGTGCCGCCGGCGCGCGCCCCGAAGTCGCGCGGGAGCTGCGCGTGCTGACCCGGCCGCCGGTGCTGGTGGCGCTTGCCACCACGGTGCTCGGGGCCAGCGCGATGTTCGTGCTTTACACCTATGTCGCGCCGGTGCTGACAACCCTGGCGGGCGCGTCGGACGGGTTTGTGACCCTGGCGCTGGTGCTGATCGGTCTGGGCTTCACCTTTGGGAACTGGCTGGGTGGCCGGATGGCCGACTGGTCGCTGGAAGGGGCAACGGCGACATTCCTCGCGGCGCTTTCACTGATCATGCTGGTCGCGCCCTTTACCCTTGGAACGCTTCCCGGTGCCGCGATCACGCTGTTTCTCTGGGGGGCTGCCGCTTTTGCCATCGTGCCGCCGGTACAGATGCGGGTGATGCAGGCCGCTGCCGATGCGCCTGGCCTTGCCTCTTCGGTGAATATCGGTGCCTTCAACCTCGGCAATGCCATCGGAGCGGCGCTTGGTGGCGCAGTGATCGCGCTGGATCTGGGCTATAGCGCGGTGCCGGTCGCAGGCGGATTGACGGCGGCGGCGGGGCTGGCTCTGGTCTGGATAAGCCGCCGGAACCCGGCAGGGATGCCCTGCAAAGCATAA
- a CDS encoding LysR family transcriptional regulator — MAASNINLKLLQTFLLAAEHGSFRRAAEESNRSPSAVSMQIRDLEAQVGMSLFIRTPQRANLTSERAGAL, encoded by the coding sequence ATGGCTGCGAGCAATATCAATCTTAAATTGCTGCAGACCTTTCTGCTGGCGGCCGAACATGGCAGCTTTCGCCGCGCGGCCGAAGAAAGCAACCGATCGCCCTCCGCCGTGTCGATGCAGATCCGCGATCTTGAGGCGCAGGTGGGGATGAGCCTCTTCATCCGCACGCCGCAACGCGCCAATCTGACCTCGGAAAGGGCGGGTGCTTTATGA
- a CDS encoding SMP-30/gluconolactonase/LRE family protein: protein MRARSAHNAGINVRWTVFSAYVICSVLVALGGFHFAARIGSAASDIGAGMELQALTATVLGGISLGGGRGSVAKALMGALFVLILSTSLLALAIPGPVNALILGLVLVTAVFLDVRWVKNRHKLLRAVYISPTFNKLPPAISTTEGPLVPNDRLRASEPIGLGIMDGAEDAIFDREGNLYTGSRHGDIMRWFGPDYTRYEIFAHTGGAPQGMAFDAEGNLAVCVGGMGLYQVSPKGEVTLLTAETNRSWTSIADDSVMKLADDCDILPDGRIIFSEATVRFEMHDWYADALESRGNGRLIVYDPKIKTTRTVLSNLIFPNGVCTSYDGESVLFAESWACRINRYYYAGPKKGRLERVIEGLPGYPDNINRASDGTYWLALMGSRTRRWISRLRCRLSAAAWHAVCRRTPG, encoded by the coding sequence GTGCGCGCGCGTTCGGCGCATAATGCCGGGATCAATGTGCGCTGGACGGTGTTTTCCGCCTATGTGATCTGCTCGGTTCTGGTGGCGCTTGGCGGGTTCCATTTTGCGGCGCGGATCGGATCGGCTGCATCCGACATCGGCGCGGGGATGGAGCTTCAGGCCCTGACCGCGACCGTGCTGGGCGGCATCTCATTGGGCGGAGGGCGCGGATCGGTTGCGAAGGCGCTGATGGGTGCGCTGTTTGTGCTGATCCTGTCGACGTCCTTGCTGGCGCTGGCAATCCCTGGTCCGGTCAATGCGCTGATCCTTGGCCTTGTGTTGGTCACCGCCGTCTTCCTTGACGTTCGCTGGGTGAAGAACCGCCATAAACTGCTGCGCGCGGTCTATATCTCGCCCACCTTCAACAAGCTGCCGCCGGCGATTTCCACGACCGAAGGCCCGCTGGTCCCGAATGACCGGCTGCGCGCGTCAGAGCCGATTGGCCTTGGCATCATGGATGGCGCGGAAGATGCAATTTTCGACCGCGAGGGCAATCTTTATACCGGCTCGCGCCATGGCGATATCATGCGCTGGTTCGGGCCGGATTACACCCGTTACGAGATCTTTGCCCATACCGGTGGCGCGCCGCAGGGCATGGCTTTCGACGCCGAGGGTAACCTTGCGGTCTGTGTCGGTGGCATGGGGCTTTATCAGGTCTCGCCGAAAGGCGAGGTCACGCTTCTGACGGCGGAAACCAACCGCAGCTGGACCTCGATCGCGGATGATTCCGTGATGAAGCTCGCCGATGACTGCGACATCCTTCCCGATGGGCGGATCATCTTTTCCGAGGCGACCGTGCGGTTCGAGATGCATGACTGGTATGCCGATGCGCTGGAAAGCCGCGGCAACGGGCGACTGATCGTCTATGATCCCAAAATCAAAACCACCCGCACCGTGCTGTCGAACCTGATCTTCCCGAACGGGGTCTGCACCTCTTATGACGGCGAATCCGTGCTGTTCGCCGAAAGCTGGGCCTGCCGGATTAACCGCTATTACTATGCCGGGCCAAAGAAAGGCAGGCTTGAACGCGTGATCGAGGGCCTTCCGGGCTACCCGGACAATATCAACCGCGCCTCTGACGGCACCTATTGGCTGGCCCTGATGGGCTCGCGCACCCGGCGTTGGATCTCTCGCTTGAGATGCCGTCTTTCCGCCGCCGCATGGCACGCCGTGTGTCGCAGGACGCCTGGCTGA
- a CDS encoding glucose 1-dehydrogenase: protein MRLSGKIAVVTGGGSGFGEGIVRKFVAEGAKVVLMDRDQTNAERVAESLGADCRPFIGDVASAEGMTGARDLALSAFGGLNVLVNNAGVGHLPTPLDELDEANFDRIANVNMRSIYFGARAMVPHFKAQKAGAILNVASTGGVSPRPNLTWYNASKGWVITATRAMAVELAPFGIRVNAINPVAGDTPLLSTFMGSDTPEIRAKFLASIPLGRFSTPEDMGNAAAFLCSEEASMITGVAMEVDGGRCI, encoded by the coding sequence ATGCGACTGAGTGGTAAGATTGCTGTCGTCACCGGCGGCGGTTCGGGCTTTGGCGAAGGGATCGTGCGGAAATTCGTGGCCGAGGGTGCGAAAGTCGTGCTGATGGACCGCGATCAGACCAATGCAGAACGGGTGGCGGAAAGCCTTGGCGCCGATTGCCGGCCCTTCATCGGCGATGTGGCAAGCGCCGAAGGCATGACGGGCGCCCGTGATCTGGCGCTTTCGGCCTTTGGCGGGCTGAATGTGCTGGTCAATAATGCCGGGGTGGGTCATTTGCCGACACCGCTTGATGAGCTGGACGAGGCCAATTTCGACCGGATCGCCAATGTGAACATGCGCTCGATCTATTTTGGCGCCCGCGCGATGGTGCCGCATTTCAAGGCGCAGAAAGCCGGGGCGATCCTGAATGTGGCCTCGACCGGCGGGGTCTCGCCGCGCCCCAATCTGACCTGGTACAATGCCTCCAAGGGCTGGGTGATCACTGCGACCCGCGCCATGGCGGTGGAGCTTGCCCCATTCGGGATCCGCGTCAATGCGATCAACCCGGTGGCGGGGGATACGCCGCTGCTCTCGACCTTCATGGGGTCGGACACGCCCGAGATCCGTGCGAAATTCCTCGCTTCGATCCCGCTTGGCCGGTTCTCGACGCCTGAGGATATGGGCAATGCGGCTGCGTTCCTGTGTTCCGAGGAAGCGTCGATGATCACCGGCGTCGCGATGGAAGTCGATGGCGGGCGCTGTATCTGA
- a CDS encoding aldo/keto reductase → MQFVKTHGAMIPALGFGVFRMSGPEVQTIVPEALEAGFRHFDTAQIYENEAPLGQALKASGLPRSELFLTTKVWVANYSADRFAASVDESLEKLGVDQVDLLLAHWPGDQVPVAQQIDWLNEARAAGKTRHIGVSNYNRSQLRAATAASAAPILTNQIEIHPWLDQSEMADLARETGTSLTAYFGMADGAVPKEPLITEIGARYGKTAAQVGLRWLIQQGFVALSKTASPARLAENFDIFDFALTGSEMAAISGLARADGRIVSPAGLAPDWTA, encoded by the coding sequence ATGCAATTTGTAAAGACCCATGGGGCCATGATCCCGGCGCTTGGCTTTGGCGTGTTCCGCATGTCTGGCCCCGAGGTGCAGACCATCGTCCCGGAGGCGCTCGAGGCCGGGTTTCGCCATTTCGACACGGCGCAGATCTATGAGAACGAGGCCCCTCTGGGACAGGCGCTGAAGGCCTCGGGTCTGCCGCGAAGCGAGCTGTTCCTGACCACTAAGGTCTGGGTGGCAAATTACAGCGCAGATCGCTTTGCGGCTTCGGTCGATGAAAGTCTCGAAAAGCTCGGGGTCGATCAGGTCGATCTTTTGCTGGCGCACTGGCCCGGCGATCAGGTGCCGGTTGCACAACAGATCGACTGGCTGAACGAGGCCCGGGCGGCGGGCAAGACCCGGCATATCGGCGTCAGCAATTACAACCGCAGCCAGCTGCGCGCGGCGACCGCAGCCAGCGCAGCCCCCATCCTGACCAATCAGATCGAAATCCATCCCTGGCTTGACCAGTCAGAGATGGCCGATCTGGCGCGGGAGACCGGCACATCCCTGACCGCCTATTTCGGCATGGCCGATGGTGCGGTGCCAAAGGAGCCGCTGATCACTGAGATCGGGGCACGATATGGCAAGACCGCCGCTCAGGTCGGGCTGCGCTGGCTGATCCAGCAAGGATTTGTCGCCCTGTCGAAAACCGCCAGCCCTGCGCGTTTGGCCGAGAATTTCGACATTTTTGACTTTGCGCTGACCGGGTCCGAGATGGCAGCGATCAGCGGTCTTGCCCGCGCCGATGGCCGCATCGTCTCGCCCGCAGGCCTGGCACCTGACTGGACCGCGTGA
- a CDS encoding LysR family transcriptional regulator, whose translation MDNRAGEMQVFLRVVESGSFSEAARQLLMTPSTVSKLIGRIETRLGVRLLERSTRRLSLTGEGQVYYERSLNLLAEMDAIEADLRQGAASITGKVRISASVGLGVVAIQPLLPEFWQAYPNITLDLSISDEVVDLYLDRTDVAFRVGRLASSGLTAIRLGHAARKIVASPDYLRRRGVPQSGADLADHACLGLNFRRSSPVWPLHEGGRIIDNRVNGPLLANNGETVRQMALAGMGLARMGEFHIRKDLARGTLVEVLAEAVDGDSEDVHAVFLGGDHMPRRVRAFLDFMTPRLRAFLEQAPGYRSS comes from the coding sequence ATGGACAACCGCGCAGGCGAGATGCAGGTGTTTTTGCGGGTGGTTGAATCCGGCAGTTTTTCCGAGGCGGCCCGGCAGCTGCTCATGACCCCTTCGACCGTCTCGAAACTGATCGGGCGGATCGAGACGCGGCTTGGTGTGCGGTTGCTGGAACGTTCGACCCGGCGGCTTTCGCTCACGGGCGAGGGGCAGGTCTATTATGAACGCAGCCTGAACCTGCTGGCCGAAATGGACGCGATCGAGGCCGATCTGCGCCAGGGCGCGGCCAGTATCACCGGCAAGGTGCGGATCTCGGCCTCGGTCGGGCTGGGGGTGGTGGCGATCCAGCCCCTGCTGCCGGAGTTCTGGCAGGCATATCCGAATATCACCCTGGATCTCTCGATCTCGGATGAGGTGGTGGATCTTTATCTTGACCGGACCGATGTGGCGTTTCGGGTGGGACGGCTGGCAAGCTCGGGACTGACCGCGATCCGTCTGGGCCATGCGGCGCGCAAAATCGTGGCCTCGCCCGACTATCTGCGCCGGCGGGGTGTGCCGCAAAGCGGTGCCGATCTGGCGGATCATGCCTGCCTTGGCCTTAATTTCCGCCGCTCATCGCCGGTCTGGCCGCTGCACGAGGGCGGGAGGATCATCGACAACCGCGTGAATGGCCCGCTTCTGGCCAATAATGGCGAGACGGTGCGTCAGATGGCACTGGCCGGAATGGGCCTTGCGCGGATGGGGGAGTTTCATATCCGCAAGGATCTGGCGCGCGGCACCCTCGTTGAGGTGCTCGCCGAGGCCGTCGACGGTGACAGTGAAGACGTGCATGCGGTCTTCCTGGGCGGTGATCACATGCCGCGCCGTGTCCGTGCCTTTCTCGATTTCATGACCCCTCGTCTGCGCGCGTTTCTGGAACAGGCGCCGGGATATCGCAGCAGCTGA
- a CDS encoding HAD-IA family hydrolase, with protein MIIFDCDGVLVDSEILSNAIDAELMTAAGWPITAAEIIRGHIGQPKAVIWDQIAALRGAPWPEGLIEQADALLLARMETELQPVEGIRAALESLPGLKAVASSSALPKLRRSLEVCGLSDFFALHIYSASQVARGKPFPDVFLFAASQCGASPADCVVVEDSAAGVKAALAAGMRVAGLTAGRHSWPGHGDQLLAAGAARIFTRTSELSEAALRAL; from the coding sequence ATGATTATCTTTGATTGTGACGGCGTGCTGGTCGACAGCGAGATCCTCTCGAATGCGATTGACGCAGAACTGATGACGGCGGCTGGATGGCCGATCACGGCGGCAGAGATCATCCGCGGCCATATAGGTCAGCCCAAGGCGGTTATCTGGGATCAGATCGCCGCGCTGCGGGGCGCGCCCTGGCCCGAGGGTCTCATTGAGCAGGCCGATGCGCTGCTCCTCGCGCGGATGGAGACCGAATTGCAGCCGGTCGAAGGTATTCGGGCCGCGCTTGAGAGCCTGCCCGGGCTTAAGGCGGTGGCCTCGTCTTCGGCACTGCCGAAACTGCGCCGCTCGCTCGAGGTCTGCGGGCTGAGCGATTTCTTCGCGCTGCATATCTATTCCGCAAGCCAGGTGGCACGGGGCAAGCCGTTTCCGGATGTGTTTCTGTTCGCCGCCAGTCAGTGCGGCGCCTCCCCGGCGGATTGCGTGGTGGTCGAGGACAGCGCCGCCGGGGTAAAAGCGGCCCTTGCGGCAGGAATGCGGGTGGCCGGCCTGACCGCCGGACGCCATTCCTGGCCGGGACATGGCGACCAGCTTCTTGCGGCGGGGGCGGCACGCATCTTCACCCGCACATCCGAGCTGAGCGAGGCCGCGTTGCGGGCGCTCTGA
- a CDS encoding sugar ABC transporter ATP-binding protein has translation METVVELQNATKSFGGIAAFRDMDFTLRKGEVHALLGENGAGKSTLTKVIAGVYRLSQGRMLLDGREVSFASPAEALKNGVVMVFQETNLVPAMTVAQNIYLGDEKMFNRLRGLYIEARQFLVGMGFQVDPIAQVSTLGAAQKQMVEIARAVHHNARVIIFDEPTATLTPEEKRHFFMLIERLKAKGVAIVFITHALEEALEVSDRITILRDGQLAATGAASDFTRESIVQAMVGRTLSESLHGSVKRKPRPYGEKVLSVENLSCGAMVRNSSFSVFGGQVTGIFGLVGAGRSEMAKVVAGVLKRDFMHGGEVRLNGKPVRYRVPRPAMRDGIVYVTEDRKHDGFFETMTAGQNLLLGELSKQSNPLSVVSPRRALELAKEWGERLRLKQISDRARMIELSGGNQQKVVIAKSLIQEPKLIIFDEPTRGVDVGAIVEIHQLIHDLADQGLAVVVISSYLPEIMAVSDRILVAKRGKIVEEMMALDADEEKIMFAAVH, from the coding sequence ATGGAAACCGTGGTAGAGCTGCAAAATGCCACCAAAAGCTTCGGCGGCATCGCGGCGTTTCGCGACATGGATTTCACTTTGCGCAAGGGCGAGGTCCACGCGCTTCTGGGGGAAAACGGCGCCGGAAAATCGACGCTGACCAAGGTGATTGCCGGTGTCTACCGGCTGAGCCAGGGCCGCATGCTGCTGGACGGGCGCGAGGTCAGCTTTGCCTCGCCGGCAGAGGCGCTGAAAAACGGCGTCGTCATGGTGTTCCAGGAAACCAATCTGGTGCCCGCCATGACCGTCGCGCAGAACATCTATCTGGGCGATGAGAAGATGTTCAACCGCCTGCGCGGCCTCTACATCGAAGCGCGGCAATTCCTTGTCGGCATGGGGTTCCAGGTTGATCCGATCGCCCAGGTCTCGACGCTGGGGGCGGCGCAAAAGCAGATGGTTGAGATCGCCCGCGCCGTGCATCACAATGCGCGCGTCATCATCTTTGACGAGCCGACCGCGACGCTGACGCCCGAGGAAAAACGCCATTTCTTCATGCTGATCGAGCGGCTGAAGGCCAAAGGCGTGGCCATTGTTTTCATCACCCATGCGCTGGAAGAGGCGCTGGAGGTCTCGGACCGCATCACCATCCTGCGTGACGGCCAGCTGGCCGCGACCGGCGCGGCGTCTGACTTCACCCGCGAAAGCATCGTCCAGGCGATGGTCGGGCGAACCCTGTCGGAAAGCCTGCATGGCAGCGTGAAACGCAAGCCCCGGCCTTATGGCGAAAAGGTACTCAGCGTCGAGAACCTGTCTTGTGGTGCGATGGTCCGGAACTCGTCCTTCTCGGTCTTTGGCGGACAGGTGACGGGGATTTTCGGCCTTGTCGGCGCGGGCCGGTCCGAGATGGCCAAAGTCGTCGCGGGTGTCCTGAAACGCGATTTCATGCATGGCGGTGAGGTGCGGCTGAACGGCAAGCCGGTGCGTTACCGCGTGCCGCGCCCGGCGATGCGCGATGGCATCGTCTATGTCACCGAAGATCGCAAACATGACGGGTTTTTCGAAACCATGACGGCGGGGCAGAACCTTTTGCTGGGGGAATTGTCGAAACAATCGAACCCGCTCTCTGTTGTCTCGCCGCGCCGCGCGCTGGAGCTGGCAAAGGAATGGGGTGAGCGGCTCCGGCTGAAGCAGATCTCGGACCGGGCACGGATGATCGAACTGTCGGGCGGCAATCAGCAGAAGGTGGTGATCGCCAAATCGCTGATCCAGGAGCCGAAGCTGATCATTTTCGATGAACCGACCCGGGGCGTCGATGTCGGCGCGATTGTCGAGATCCACCAGCTGATCCATGATCTTGCTGATCAGGGGCTCGCGGTGGTGGTGATCTCGTCCTATCTTCCTGAAATCATGGCGGTTTCCGACCGTATCCTCGTGGCCAAACGCGGCAAGATCGTCGAAGAGATGATGGCCCTTGACGCGGATGAAGAAAAGATCATGTTCGCGGCCGTTCACTGA
- a CDS encoding isocitrate/isopropylmalate dehydrogenase family protein gives MKEIYDIAVVPGDGIGPEVAAASVEVLRAAFGNDCPLRFADHPAGAELYRQTGESFPETTFRACAGADAVLHGAAGIPGVVHPDGTEAGLDFTLRLRFELDLFANIRPIRLYPGIRSPLADVKPGDIDYIILRENSEGLYAARGAGVQLRGEMAVDTLVQTRKGVERIVRKAFELARASNGAPADGVKRVTCVDKANVLRSYAFFRAIFDEVAAEYPDIQAEHGLIDAMAMYLVTKPSHYNVIVTENMFGDILSDLAAATIGGMGLAPSAEVGQDQGLFQAAHGSAPDIAGKGVANPYGTVLSVASMLEWLAARHEDSRLSVAATRIRTAVSAAIADGLISRDLGGDSGSAAITEGLRARLT, from the coding sequence ATGAAAGAGATCTATGATATCGCGGTCGTCCCCGGGGATGGCATCGGCCCCGAAGTGGCGGCCGCCAGTGTCGAGGTGCTGCGCGCGGCCTTCGGGAATGACTGCCCCTTGCGCTTTGCCGATCATCCGGCGGGGGCCGAGCTTTACCGCCAGACCGGCGAGAGCTTTCCGGAAACCACCTTCCGCGCCTGTGCCGGGGCGGATGCGGTCTTGCATGGCGCGGCGGGAATTCCGGGCGTCGTCCATCCTGACGGGACCGAGGCAGGGCTGGATTTCACGCTGCGGCTGCGATTCGAGCTGGATCTTTTCGCCAATATCCGCCCGATCCGGCTTTATCCCGGGATCCGGTCGCCGCTGGCGGATGTGAAGCCCGGGGATATTGATTACATCATCCTGCGCGAGAACAGCGAAGGGCTATACGCCGCCCGGGGCGCAGGCGTGCAGCTGCGCGGCGAGATGGCGGTGGATACTCTGGTCCAGACCCGCAAAGGGGTCGAACGCATCGTGCGCAAGGCGTTTGAGCTGGCGCGGGCCTCGAACGGCGCGCCTGCGGATGGTGTGAAGCGTGTCACCTGTGTCGACAAGGCCAATGTGCTGCGCAGCTATGCGTTTTTCCGCGCGATCTTTGACGAGGTGGCGGCGGAGTATCCCGATATTCAGGCCGAACATGGTCTGATTGACGCGATGGCGATGTATCTCGTGACAAAGCCCAGCCATTACAATGTGATCGTGACCGAGAATATGTTCGGAGACATCTTGTCAGATCTCGCAGCGGCGACGATTGGCGGTATGGGGCTTGCCCCTTCGGCCGAGGTTGGCCAGGATCAGGGGCTTTTCCAGGCGGCACATGGCTCGGCCCCGGATATCGCGGGCAAGGGGGTCGCGAACCCCTATGGCACCGTGCTTTCGGTGGCGTCGATGCTGGAATGGCTGGCGGCGCGGCATGAGGACAGCCGCCTCTCGGTGGCCGCGACCCGGATCCGTACTGCCGTCAGCGCGGCAATTGCCGATGGGCTGATCAGCCGCGATCTGGGCGGCGACAGCGGCAGTGCCGCCATCACCGAAGGGCTGCGCGCCCGCCTGACCTGA